ATAAACCGATCGACGTAGTTGAAACCCATCTGGAAGGCCATATCGAGTGGCTGAAGAAGTATTACACACAAGGGGTATTTATCGCTTCCGGTAGAAAAATACCGCGAACGGGCGGAGTGATTTTCGCAAAAACGATGGAACGTCAAGCGCTTGAGACGGTGCTGGCCGAGGACCCGTTCAATGCGGTTGCTGATTACAACATTACCGAGTTCGCGCCATCCATGACCATCGATGCCCTCAATGTATTGAAAGACATTTGATTTTGTACTGAATGGCAGAGTTCTGGTCTGCCATTCAAATGCTTTTCCCCCATTATGCAGACGTTTGATTATCGGGATTAACGCCGGCCACGAAGATTGGTGTTGGCAGACCATTCATACGTCGTTGAAGCATCCGGTTTAAACTTGTTTTTTTTCTTTTCGGCTCGGGACTTTTTAGCCTCAGCCTCTCGTTCTTGCGTTAATTTATCGATGTAATCGTGTTTGATATGGTTATTTTCGGAATTAGTCAGGGGGCGCCCCAGTTTTTTTCTTTCCTGATCGAGCAGGGTTTTCAACTGACGCTGTTCACTTTCGGTCATATCTTTCTGGGTTAATCGAGACATAGGGGGGTGGGTCACCGGGTAAATGAAGATACTTCATTGTAGTGGAAAAAAGGGGGGAGGGTCATGAAAAACTGAAAAAATAGTTAACATCGACAGCCGTATTGATAACGGGAGTAAATAATAATGAAGTTAACAGCGGGGCGTTGTTTTATGATCCAATTTTAATAAAAAATATATCCATATATATTCATAATGCAAATAGAATTAGAATCTATTTCCATATATAAACATATACTGACCTTCCTGTAATAAGAACAAATGGTTATTGATTATAGTTGATGAATGTATTTACATTTTGAGTTAAGACAAGGTGCCTTTAATATCGACTAATATGCCAAGAAGTAGAGTTAAATAAATACTTCTTAGGCGCACATGAAAATGTGTTTGTTTTATTTATATACCCATATACCACGGTCGGCGATATAACCGATAAATTAACCTGCAATTTCAGTATGCTGGGTATATCAATCAGAACGAGT
This is a stretch of genomic DNA from Brenneria rubrifaciens. It encodes these proteins:
- a CDS encoding YciI family protein; translation: MFIVNLTYNKPIDVVETHLEGHIEWLKKYYTQGVFIASGRKIPRTGGVIFAKTMERQALETVLAEDPFNAVADYNITEFAPSMTIDALNVLKDI
- a CDS encoding DUF3811 domain-containing protein encodes the protein MSRLTQKDMTESEQRQLKTLLDQERKKLGRPLTNSENNHIKHDYIDKLTQEREAEAKKSRAEKKKNKFKPDASTTYEWSANTNLRGRR